CGTCGAGCCGGGCAGGGCCATGCCCAGCGCCTCGGCGACGATGTGCATGGAGTTGGCGGTGCCCATGCCCGCGCAGACGCCGGGCCCGCGCACGGCGTCCTCGCTCATCTCGGTCAGCTCACCGGTGAGCGCGGGCCCGGGGGTGCCGCAGGCGTGCAGGAAGACGTCCTCGATGTCGCACTGCTCGCCGCGGAACCGGCCGCTCGGCTGGTAGCCGCAGGCCAGCAGCAGGGTGGGAAGGTTCAGCCGGCCGGCCGCCATGAGCTGGGCGGGCGCGGTCTTGTCGCAGCTCGCCAGGCAGATCATGCCGTCGAGCTGCGCGCCCTCCACGGCGACCTCGATGTCGTTCACGATCAGGTCGCGGGCGGAGAGGATGTAGCCGCCGCCGGCCCCCGCGGAGTGGATGAAGTCGCTGGGCGCGGTGGTGCGCACCTCGAACGGCAGCCCGCCCGCCGCCCTGATGCCGTCCTTGACCCGGGCCGCCACCGCGTCCAGGTGGCTGAAGCAGATGGCGAGGTCCGACGAGGTGTTCACCACCGCGATCTTCGGCTTCTGCATGTCCTCGTCGGTGAGGCCCAGCGCACGCCACTGGGCGCGGCGGGTGGCCCAGCGGACGGAGCCGGGCGGGTAGTTGCTGCGGTACATGCGTCCTCCTGTGGACGTCGGCACGTCGGCACGTCGGCACGTCGGCCGGGTGCGGGCCCGGTCTAGCCGTCGAGGTTGCGGGCCAGCCGGGCCGCGAGCTCGCCGTGGTCGATGTCGTGCACGCTGCCGCTGCCGGACCGCTCGTCCGCCATCTGCAGGACGTGCGCGGCGGCGGCCCCCATCGCCCCGCAGGGCCCCATCACGCGGATGCTGGACAGCGCCGCCGCGTCGCCGTCCACGCACCGGCCCGCGACCAGCAGGTTGGCGACATCGGGCGGGGTCATCGAGCGCAGCGGGACGTAGTGCAGGTGCTCGGGCCCGAACGTCTCCCAGACATAGCCCTGCGGGCTGTCGTGCAGCTCGATCGGCCAGGCGGTACGGGCCACGGCGTCCGGGAAGCGGGTGCCGGCGCGCACCTCGTCGACGGTCAGCTGGTGCGCCGCCTTCACCCAGCGGGTCTGCCGCCGCCCCGGGAACCCGTACGAGCGGACCCGGGCCTTGGCGAACGCCTCCGGGAACTCCGCGCGCAGGAACGCCACGACCCGGTCGGCCTGCACCTTGCCCTCCAGCTGGGCGCGGGCCGCGGCGACGGGTTCGAGCGGGGCCTCGATGTGGGTCATGTTGAGCACGGCGGTGCCGCGGCCGGGGAAGAAGAACGCCAGCCCGTCGTGGCGGCGCAGCCCGTACTCGGCGGCCTTCTCCTTGACCCGGGCGGCCAGCTCCGCGGGCTCGGGACGCCCGCTCTCGGCCAGGTGCTCGACGACGAGCTGCTGCGAGCCGTAGATCTCCCGGTCGGGCAGCCGGCATTCGAGCCCGGCCTGCCAGGCCAGCGCCGCGTCGCCGCTGGCGTCGACGAAGCCGCCGGCCCGGATGTCGAGGGTGCCGTAGCGGGTGGCCAGGCGCACCGAGCGCAGCCGCTCGCCGTCCCGCTCGACGCCGGTGAGCACCGCGGAGGTGACCGGCTGGATGCCCAGGGCGAGGACGGTGTCCTCCACCCAGCGGCCGAGGGCGACCTCGTCGTAGCCGACGGTCGTGGTGTGCGTGCGGTTGTAGAACAGGTCACCGCTCGCGCCGAGGTCGCGGAAGATGTCGTCGAAGATTCCGTGCGTGAGCTGGTGGTGCTCGGGGGCGTTTCCGAAGACCCCGCAGAACAGGCCGATCAGTGAATTCACCATCTGCCCGCCGAGTACCGGCAGCGCGTCGACGAGAACGACGCTTCTGCCGAGCCGTGCGGATTCCACGGCCGCGGAAAGTCCCGCGATTCCCGCGCCGACCACGCAGACGTCGGCGGCGAGTTCATGGACGGCCGGCCGCTCGGGCCGGGTGACGGTGTGGACTTCGAGGTCGGTAAGCGCGTGGGGCATGCCGGACAACGTAAGGACCGGGGCGGGGCCTGGGAAGGCGGCGGAAGATAGACATTACGTCTCGCCGATCATCGACGGGATTTATCTCCGCAGGTGGGGACGGTGTTGTGACCGATGCTCCGGATGTGGATCAGAGGCCGGCCGACACCGCGGTGAGCGTCTTCCGCAGCCATTGGTGGGCCGGGTCGCCGTCGTATTCGTCATGCCACCAGAGCCTTTCCACGATGGGTTCCGGATCTCCGGGGCACGGCAGTACGGCGAGGCCCATCGGTGCCGCTATGCGTTCGGCGAGGCGCTTTTGCAGCAGGGCTACGCGGTCGGTTCCGACGACGAAATGCGGCACCGCTTGATAACTTTCGACGCGCACCCGGACATCGGGCTGAATTCCGAAAAGGGTGAGCTGGCGTGTCGTCGGGGCGGCCGTCAGATAACCGGGATCGGGCTGGAAGGGGGCCACCCAGCTCAGCCGCGCCATGTCCTCCAGCGTGAGGTGGCCGCGCCGGGCGCAGGGGTGCGCGGCGTCCACGACGCACGTCCAGTGGTCGCTGAACAGGTCCGTGGAGCGCAGCCCCGGCACCTCGAACCGGCTGACCGGCGGGGCGATCATGCCGTCGATGAACCGGATCGTCTCCGCCGCGTCCGTGCTGAACGCCTCGCGGACCATCCGGATGTGCAGCTCCACGCGGGGGGCCTGCTCGGCGAGCGCCGCGGAGAGCCGGGCGCCCAGGACGGACACCGTGTAATCGGCCATGAGCAGGGTGAACTGCCGGCGGGAGGTCGCCGGGTCGAAGCTGCTGTCCGTGCTGAAGAGGCGTTCCGCGGCGGCACACACCGTCTCGACCTGCTCGGCGAACTGGAGGGCGAGCGGGGTGAGGACGTAGCCGTTCCTGCTGCGGACCAGCAGGTCGTCCGCGAAGTGCCGGCGGAGCCGCGCGAGCGCGGCGCTGGCCGCGGGCTGGGTCACGCCGATACGGGCCGCCGCACGGGTGACGTTCCGCTCGCGGAGCAGCTCTCTGAGAGCGACCAGGAGGTTCAGGTCCAGGTTCGCGAGGTGGACGGATGCGGGGCGGGTCACTGGCGTGACTATAACCGGCCAGTGGTCGGGGATGGCCGAAAAGGTTCGGTTGCAGTTGTCTCGGAGCCACCCCCCGGTGGGGGCACCTGCTGGCTGGGGCCACCTGCTGGTGGGGGGCACCCACGGTTCCTTCAGGGGCGCGGGGCTGTGTCGATGTGCGGCCCCGCCGCGTGGGCGCGACCAGCTACGACGGCGCCGTCGGGTCGTCACCGTCCCGAGGGGCTGGTTCTGCCGTTTCCGGACCACCTGTCGGTGGGGGTTGCTCGCGCAGTTCCCCGCGCCCCTGAGGGAACCGGGGTGGCCCCGGTGCCTTGCCTGGGCCGGTGCGTCGAAGGCCGAACTCGCGGTTGGTACGGTGGAGTTCAACAGGGGTTCGTACGGGGGGTGCGGATGGGCCGCGACAACGATCACGAGGGCGCGGCCGAGCTGGATCTCGCGCGCCACCTCGTCGCCCGCCTCGCCCCCGAGGAACTGCCCCTCTTCGAGGAGACCGCGGCGGCGGTGGCCCGCGGTGGCCGGGGCGGACGGCGCCGCGACGACCCCCTCGGCTTCGGCGCTGTGGACGCCGCCACCGTCCTGTTCACGGGCGTCGCCTACGGCGTCGCCACCGAGGTGTTCAAGGACCTGGTCCAGGCCGCCGGACAGCGCGCCACCGGCCGCGCGCTGGGGTGGCTGCGGCGGCTGCGCCGCCCCCGGCCCCAGGCGGCCCCCGACGCCGGGAACCCGTACGAGAGCGTCCTCACACCGCTGCCGCCGGACGTCCTGGAGGACGTGCACGGCACGGCCCGCCGCCGGGCGATCCTGCTCGGCCTGCC
The nucleotide sequence above comes from Streptomyces sp. TS71-3. Encoded proteins:
- a CDS encoding FAD-dependent oxidoreductase; translation: MPHALTDLEVHTVTRPERPAVHELAADVCVVGAGIAGLSAAVESARLGRSVVLVDALPVLGGQMVNSLIGLFCGVFGNAPEHHQLTHGIFDDIFRDLGASGDLFYNRTHTTTVGYDEVALGRWVEDTVLALGIQPVTSAVLTGVERDGERLRSVRLATRYGTLDIRAGGFVDASGDAALAWQAGLECRLPDREIYGSQQLVVEHLAESGRPEPAELAARVKEKAAEYGLRRHDGLAFFFPGRGTAVLNMTHIEAPLEPVAAARAQLEGKVQADRVVAFLRAEFPEAFAKARVRSYGFPGRRQTRWVKAAHQLTVDEVRAGTRFPDAVARTAWPIELHDSPQGYVWETFGPEHLHYVPLRSMTPPDVANLLVAGRCVDGDAAALSSIRVMGPCGAMGAAAAHVLQMADERSGSGSVHDIDHGELAARLARNLDG
- a CDS encoding LysR family transcriptional regulator — encoded protein: MTRPASVHLANLDLNLLVALRELLRERNVTRAAARIGVTQPAASAALARLRRHFADDLLVRSRNGYVLTPLALQFAEQVETVCAAAERLFSTDSSFDPATSRRQFTLLMADYTVSVLGARLSAALAEQAPRVELHIRMVREAFSTDAAETIRFIDGMIAPPVSRFEVPGLRSTDLFSDHWTCVVDAAHPCARRGHLTLEDMARLSWVAPFQPDPGYLTAAPTTRQLTLFGIQPDVRVRVESYQAVPHFVVGTDRVALLQKRLAERIAAPMGLAVLPCPGDPEPIVERLWWHDEYDGDPAHQWLRKTLTAVSAGL